In a genomic window of Salmo trutta chromosome 32, fSalTru1.1, whole genome shotgun sequence:
- the LOC115171938 gene encoding NLR family CARD domain-containing protein 3-like: MKSDSSMHHPIYFSDGSGTFDPSGWFTLAEDQSRCAVCQQVLRDPVSITCGHRFCRQCITRHWEKPAPSGDYDCPQCRKRSRTLPVLQHLREPNDARGSENMDDSLQRAIVNHKDSLQRAIVNHKDSLKRRYECVIEGMETAGNQTPLNRIYTELYITEGESEGVNNEHEVWQLETASRTPTSHDTAIHCNDIFKPLPGQERSIRTVLTKGIAGIGKTVSVQKFILDWAEGKANQDVEIIFVLPFRELNLIKDLQYSLLRLLNDFHTELNIGNAQKLTACKAMFIFDGLDESRLPLDFQHNEKVSDVTQTSSVDVLLTNLIKGNLLPSALLWITSRPAATNQIPPECVDQVTEVRGFNDPQKEEYFRKRFSDEDLANRIISHVKTSRSLHIMCHMPVFCWISAIVLEHMLSTDKRREMPTTLTEMSIHFLLIQTSLKNQKYHGRDEMDQEELMESDKEILLKLGKLAFENLEKGNLMFYEEDLKEAGLDVKEASVYSGVCTQIFKEESVLFQRVVYCFVHLSIQEFLSAVYMYHCYTARNIDALKPFLKRKSKGVSEELTLHELLKSTVDKALESKNGHLDLFVRFLHGMSLESNQKLLRGLVTQTESSPESVKKTIRSLKVMQRKNISPERCINLFHCLIEMKDHSVQKVIEVYLRSEKRSKNLTHAQCSALAYMLQISEEVLDVFNPKEYKTSEEGRRRLLPAVKRCRKAL; the protein is encoded by the exons atgaagagtgactccTCTATGCATCATCCCATTTATTTTAGTGATGGATCAGGGACCTTTGACCCCAG tggatggtttACTCTGGCAGAGGATCAGTCCAGGTGTGCGGTGTGCCAGCAGGTGCTGAGGGATCCAGTCTCTATCACCTGTGGACACAGGTTCTGCAGACAGTGcatcaccagacactgggagaaacCTGCTCCTTCAGGAGACTATGACTGTCCTCAGTGTAGAAAGAGATCCAGAACACTTCCTGTACTACAGCACCTGAGGGAACCCAATGATGCAAGAGGCTCTGAAAACA TGGATGACAGCCTGCAGAGAGCCATAGTAAACCATAAAGACAGCCTGCAGAGAGCCATAGTAAACCATAAAGACAGTCTGAAAAGGAGGTATGAATGTGTGATAGAAGGCATGGAAACAGCAGGGAACCAAACTCCCCTCAACAGGAtttacacagagctctacatcacagaaggagagagtgaaggtGTTAACAATGAACATGAGGTGTGGCAGCTAGAGACAGCATCCAGGACACCAACCTCACATGACACAGCAATCCACTGCAATGACATCTTTAAACCCTTACCTGGCCAAGAGAGAagcatcagaactgtgctgacgaaGGGCATCGCTGGCAtcggaaaaacagtctctgtgcagaagttcatcctAGACTGGGCTGAAGGGAAGGCAAACCAAGATGTGGAGATCATATTTGTGCTTCCTTTCCGGGAGCTGAACTTGATCAAAGATCTCCAGTACAGTCTTCTCAGACTTTTAAATGACTTCCACACAGAACTAAACATAGGCAATGCACAGAAACTCACTGCCTGTAAAGctatgttcatctttgatggtttGGATGAAAGCAGACTTCCATTGGATTTCCAGCACAATGAAAAGGTGTCTGATGTCACCCAGACATCATCTGttgatgttctgctgacaaacctcatcaaggggaatctgcttccctctgctctcctatGGATAACCTCCCGACCAGCAGCAACCAATCAGATCCCCCCtgagtgtgttgaccaggtgacagaagtacgagggttcaatgacccacagaaggaggagtacttcaggaagagattcagtgatgaggacctggccaacagaatcatctcacacgtaaagacatcaaggagcctccacatcatgtgccacatgccagtcttctgttggatttctgcaatagTCCTTGAACACATGTTGAGTacagacaagaggagagagatgcCCACAACTCTGACTGAGATGTCCATACACTTCCTGCTCATTCAGACCAGCCTGAAGAACCAGAAGTATCATGGAAGAGATGAGATGGATCAAGAGGAGCTCATGGAGTCAGATAAGGAAATTCTTCTGAAGCTGGGGAAGCTGGCGTTTGAAAATCTGGAGAAGGGTAATCTCAtgttctatgaagaagacctgaaagaggctggcctTGATGTCAAagaagcctcagtgtactcaggagtGTGCACACAAATCTTTAAAGAAGAGTCTGTGTTATTTCAGAGAGTGGTGTACTGCTTtgttcatctgagcattcaggagtttctctCAGCTGTCTACATGTACCATTGTTACACAGCCAGGAACATCGATGCGCTGAAGCCCTTCCTCAAGAGAAAGTCTAAAGGTGTGTCTGAAGAGCTAACCTTGCATGAGCTGCTGAAGAGTACCGTGGATAAAGCCTTGGAGAGTAAGAATGGACACCTGGACCTTTTTGTCCGCTTCCTTCATGGCAtgtcactggagtccaatcagaaacTCCTACGAGGTCTGGTGACACAGACAGAAAGCAGTCCAGAGAGCGTCAAGAAAACAATCCGATCCCTTAAGGTGATGCAGAGGAAGAACATCTCCCCTGAGAGGTGCATCAATCTCTTCCactgtctcatagagatgaaaGACCATTCAGTACAGAAGGTAATCGAAGTGTACTTGAGGTCAGAAAAGAGATCCAAAAACCTCACACATGCTCAGTGTTCAGCACTGGCCTACATGCTGCAGATATCAGAGGAGGTTCTGGATGTGTTTAACCCAAAGGAATACAAGACATCAGAGGAGGGTCGTAGGAGACTGCTCCCAGCTGTGAAGCGCTGCAGGAAAGCTCTGTAA